CGTGGACAGCCGCGCTCAGACCAGCGAGGACGCCAACTGCATCGCCGACATGATCTCCCAGGCCGGCGTTGCTCGTCAGGCTCGGGCGATGGTGCCGATGGTGCTGCGGATATTGGAGCAGTTCAAGAGCCGCGGTGGACCCACGAAGGCGGTGGAGAAGATGAGCAACATGTTAAGTGAGTTGGTTTCTTTTCGTTGATCTTGTTCTGGCCATTATTCTTTTGTTTCCATGTTTTTCCTCCTATATTCTTCTCCTACAAtatcttacttcctttccttgtttttttttcctgtttcctcctctacaacgtcttcatttctttatttccttgcttttccttccattttcttcctctacagtctacaacctcctcgttccttcctttccttgttttcttcccattttcttcccctacagcctcttccttcctttctttccttgttttcttcccattttcttcccctacagcctcttccttcctttctttccttgttttgcttcttcttttcttcgcctacaatctccttcttccttcctttccttgttttctttccattttcttcccctacaacctcctcgttccttcctttccttgttttcttcccattttcttcccctacagcctcctcattccttcctttccttgttttcttcccattttcttcccctacagcctatttcttccttcctttccttgttttgcttcttcttttcttcgcctacaatctccttcttccttcctttccttgttttctttccattttcttcccctacagcctcttccttccttcatttccttgtcttatatcccattttcttcccctttagcctcttcctttcttcctttccttgttttacctcttttttttcgcctgcagcctcttccttccttcctgtccttgttttacctcttattttcttcgcctacaacctcctccttccttcctaccctattttttctttccgctCTCTCCTTTTACAACCTCCTTATcagtttctctccttctttcctctcattttcctcccctacaGCCTCTTCATTcgttcctttccttgtttcctctcatGTTTTTCCTCTACAATCTCTTTATTggttcctctccttttttcctctcattttccgcCTCTACAAGCTCTTCATTCgttcctctccttgtttcctcccattcctttcctctacagcctctctctttctccacccaGGGATGTGTACATGCTCAGGAGAACTCCCGAAGGCTACAAACGCCGAGCTTTGCCAGTGTACTCAGGAGATGAAGGACTGTGACGTGATGCACAGACCCAACAGTACCaccggtgagtgacagagtgactGTGAGAGTATTGGAAGTGTATAATGAACTTCAAGGGTTGGGATTACACTCTCTTTACGTTAACACTAAAACTAAgtcactctcctctccctataAAGTGACTATAAGAGCATCTATATAGTCTAAATTCTAAAGAGTGTGTCAGCTGCTGAGAATGCATTAGTTTTACGTTATAATAGTAAaagcctctcccctctctccagtAAGCGAAGATCATTGGTTAATCAATAAGCTAACATGTCCCAACACGTCCCTCCCCAACTCAAGCCGCATGTGACTGGtaaatgctgggaaaggttgaattgTATTAGTGGCTGTTGAGATCGCGTAGGCGGGGCATAATATCGAAGTCAGTGTGAACAGAAAGTATGTTATGATTATGATGGCTGTTGGTGTAAACGTAGAGATGGAGAAATGGAGCTCTAACGGCTTCATGGTTTTCACTTTGCAATGTGGAACGACAAATTTTGTCTGCTATAAGTAAGTCTGAAGATTCTTTTGGTATACACATTCAGTTTTGTTACGACACTACTTCATTTGCATTTCCAATGAGAGAAACACATGAGCCGATTCTGTAACTGGCCCGAAGCTATTTTGGGGGATCTAAGCGTCATTTCAAGTTGTGAGCCGAACCGGAAGGCTTAGATTCTATACACGAGATTATATGGTGTGTATACTAGCTTCCTTTTTCTGTGTATCTAACGCCGTGGTTCTTTTGCAGCCCCAGAGGACGTCCAGGCCAGATTCATCGACTTTATGGACTGCATGGGAAATACGAGACTGGTAAGTGTTTTTTTGGATCATATTGCCACATACTTCGGGGCAAAAACACCCACATTTTGCCATGGCTTTCATAgagtttgtgttagtatttccatgggtagttttatgagcctagtgatagtgtgacaagccttctgcaccatgaatgtgaacaaacacactcatgagaacccgactcatctcccttgtggcctttggaagtatttgTTATGAGAGGTGAAAGCGTCTTGTTAGAATCTTTCActtgtctcccattttctttctttccttcccgttttcttcttgaGTTATGTTTAATCTCCcgtcttttctcccattttcttcctttccttcccgttttcttcttgaGTTATGTTTAATCCCCCgtcttctctcccattttcttcctttccttcccgttttcttcttgaGTTATGTTTAATCTCCcgtcttttctcccattttcttcctttccttcccgttttcttcttgaGTATGTTTAATATCCCgtcttctctcccattttctttctttccttcccgttttcttcttgaGTTATGTTTAATCTCCCgtcttctctcccattttcttcctttccttcccattttcttcttgaGTTAGGTTTAATCTCCCGTTTTCTCTCCCATTGCAGGTTAGCGCCATAGCCTGCCAGGAGAGGTTGATATCGAACCCTGTCCAGATGGTGTGTGAGGCCCAAGAGGTGACCTGCCAGTAagatgcctgcctgcctgcctgcctcccaacgcccttacctaacctttttcccctctctttagTTTTCTGTATTGCCTAGTTTTCCAATGTGCAACATTAGCCAtgtctattttcattcttttcaatcTTGTTCTCATTTGTCTTTTGctttactccattttttctcattttgttgtTTATAGAtctcttagtcttttttttcaaTCCTCGGTTTGAAATATTCGTTCCACCTCTCAACCTTGCTATATCTATCTCCACCTCACtatctgtttattatttttctttcgtttagtCATCTACTTcactgttattttttatttgattcTCGGGTAGAAATAttcgttcttcctctttatcttcctatatctatctccctatctatctaatTCCTCCCAATCTTTCTCcagtttcattcctttttctttcatatttacctCAGTTAGTCCAAGTCCGTCCCCGGTTCGACCCCAGTCCCCAGTTCCGCCTCCATCGTGCATTCTTTAGCCCTGTGTTGTCTTTACTTTTGATTTATTCTTTGGTTTGTCTAATAAATCTTCAAGGGTCATTTGTGTGTTTTATTCGCTCCTTCTTTCACTCGGTGATGCCGAGTCACGGAGTCACATTAAATCATTGTAGATCTGCAAGTCACTGTATGCACCTATAAGCACTATTTCACTGGAAGACACTGCAACCGAGAAGTCACTGTTTCCATACGTCACGATCACGCAGTCCTGTTTTTTTGGGGTGAAAGTCGCTCCTGTAAACTGGGTCACGAGAGACAACTACTTAGGTCACCACTTTACAAACAGATGTCACTAATAAACGGCTTATTAACAGTCCGTGAGGGTAATACATAATAGAAAACGAAGTGGGTCATGCGATAAAGACTTCTAGCAGTCCTTCTAGAGGGGGCACTAAAAGCTTTTCTCCTCATAGAAGTAGCTTTAACTTCACTTCTTAAAGGTGGAGTCCCCTTTcaagtaaaaggaagaagtacCTCCCGAGGATTTCTTTCTAGGATTTCTAGATGTAAATTCACGACTTCTAGAAGTTGGAAGGAAACTTAAAAGAAAACTCTACATTGAAGCTAAATTTAACTTTCAAAGTCTATAATAATTGCTCCCCAGGTCTGTCACGTGACTTCCATTCTGTTCTTATGCAAACGCGTATAGAGTGCCATGCAGACAGACATACGGGTTATTGAGCACAAGGCACGTGCAGAAAGGAACTAATCATCCGTGTACCCGCAACTCATCAATATTTCCCAAGGTTACAACGGAAAGCTGCATGTTTATAATGTCCCGTGACTTGTTCTGTTCACGTCCCGAATAAACAGCACTCGACAGACACACGGCTCCCTAAACACAAGGCATTCAAAACTCGTCACCCATGTATCCGTAATGTAGCAATGTGTCATGTGTCCCAAGGTTCGTAGCAAGGATACTATAGTCTCCTTATAAACAGCACTCGACAGGCACACGGCTCCCTAAACACAAGGCATTCAAAACTCGTCACCCATGTATCCGTAATGTAGCAATGTGTCTTGTGTCCCAAGGTTCGTAGCAAGGatactatagtctccttggttcgTAGTGTGGCCCGCTCTGTTTATGTCAAGGAATCTAGAGGCtccagtgtgtgcgtgtgtgtgtgtgtgtgtgtgtgtgtgaacctggGCGGGTCGAGGGATTGCAATAGTCTCCCTGAAAGAGTGCACGTTTTCTGTAGTTTGGTTCAAGTCTCAGGTGAGGTGATTTGTACAGGTAAGACACTACTGAACCTCTACTCAATGCtgtgcaactactactactactactactactactactactactactactactaagtctATTAATTAAATCTATTAAGCCACCTCGCATGTAAAGTTCCTTGCTATTTCAAACATAAAAATCCACGTTCATATTGTCCTTGTACGCAATACAAAATATCCTACACACGATTAATTCCTCCTCTAACCCTAAGTCTTGATGATACACACATTCTCAAAAATTTCGGGACTCGGTGATACACTATTTTTTgtcaaggctttagtagaggtgttgggcatttccagaggtagtttaattaCCATACGTGTAATTTGACCATTCCTCTGAACCCTTAGCCTCAAAACACATTCAGTACAACCCGATCGAACCTTGATTTCCCTATTTTCAAACACTTCGGGACTCGACGATACACTCActcttgacaaggctttcgtagaggtgttgggcatttccaggggtagtttgatgacccttcttgTAGTTTGACAAATCCTCTGTACCTTTACACCTAATAAAACACTTAGTAGAGCCTAATTGAACCTTAATTCCCCGTATTCTCAAAAATTTCGGAACTCGACGATACACCCACTCCTGACAAAGCTCTCGTAGGGattttgggcctttccaggggtagttttatgacccatctTGTAGTTTCACCATTCATTTGTACCTCCAACCTCAAAACAGTCATTGATTTTAGCACCCGATTGatttccttttcggtctttggataAGTTGCTGTGTGAGACGGAACAAGCTGAGAATACCGAATACCCTAGAGTCGAGACAGTCCCGGTTTTGATCCTTGAAGCTTTCCAATCAGTAGCATCGTGGCTGTCTTGAGTGTAGGAGGTGGAGAGACACTGGGCTGTTATCGAACGTTTTTAAGGACAAATCTCCATAAAAAGAGCAGTAGCTAAGGTAAGTACTAAAGATTATTGCATTCATAACACTTAGACTCTAGATAGCTATAGATTACACGATAAGTAGTTATCTAAGTGCTAAGGATTCATATATTTCTATTACTTGGAATGCAATTTGCTAAAGTCCACTGACCTACTATGATATACGGTATTGTAAGTATTCGTGATTTCGTGTCTAGAGAAGTTTTTTGGTAGTAACAGTAAGctaatttttttatagtaatagcAAACCCTTTGGTAGTAACAGTAGGCTAATAGCAATAGTTTTATTTCGCCAGGCGCCtcatttgaccttgcttttgaccacctcttctggttcttttatgggagcagcgattagcgggcttttttttattttttttttctgtgcccttgagctgcctcctttgttgtaaaaaaatatatatatataataccagGTAAAAAGCAGTGTACAAATTTCAGAATATTCAATTAGTTGTTGCTACATAATTAGTGAAGCTTTGTCTATATAGGCTCAGATAATGCGGCGAAGGGAAAGCTCGTGGTCTTCCTTCACTTGCTAATGTCGGTTCATCGTTTTCGAGGATGGGGAGGTGGAGAGCTAACGCCTCGACTTcgtttctcctcccccccttcttagTCTGTGCGATgatggcaattttttttttttttaagttgtcaTCAGGCGGGGTACTTAAACAAAGCCACATCGGTAATTTTTCGGTAAAGGTAACTAGGCTATATAATTCATTTCATTGACGTTACCATATTCGCATGACAGATTCTGAcatgtgtatatgttttttttttaaagaatctAATAATCATTCCCGTTGTAAATCACTCGTTTTTATTATCCCCTATCTCGTCGTAAATCACtatagtttattttttcttatccCCCATCCCTCGCAGGAGAACTAACTGGCTATGTATGAAAGAAACTACCAATAGACTACTCAAAACATCAAAACCCATTAAGAAGAGATAGTTTCGCCTTTAGAGATGCTGATACGAAGGAATATTAAAAAAGGAAGACATTGAAAACAGGTATGTCGGTGAGGCGAAGGAGTTAAACGGATTATGAAGGATttagaataaatgaaaaaataaacaattaaTTTAGCACGGTGTTTGGAAGGATGAGCAAGAAGGATAAGTAAAAGcaagataaataagaagatagataagaagataagaTAAGAGAGGAATTAGCACGTGTTTGGAAGGATGAGCAAGAAGGATAAGTAGAAGCAAGATAAATAAGAGgatagataagaagataagaTAGGACCAACAAGGAGAGATGAAGCAAAGAGATGGAGTCAAGATTTTTTGGGCCATGAAGAAAGAAATCAAGCACTTCAGACGAATTAATCTATGGTTGAAAAAATGGGGAGTGGggttggaggaagaggtaggaaacgAGCTAAGAGAACAACTACCCATAGGAAGACTGAATAGATGCTTGAAAGACTCGAAAAAAGAAGTAATGAGGCTATTTACTAACCAATAAGTGCCTAACTATAACTACAAGCATCAGTTCAGCAATAGTTGATCATTTGAAGGGATGGTAACCTAAGTATCATCGCTAAAACAGTAAACTATCGCCGCACATTAGCTTAGGAACTTTATATTAACGACCATCCTGAAGATTACTTTGAGGGGGTGCGTCTCCctttctcatgtgtgtgtgtgtgtgtgtgtgtgtaaaaatcgACTAAACACACAGCGGCCCGACGTCCAGTAAAAATCTTTAAAACCACTCccaacgtcacacacacacacacacacactaggaaaaaaacacaaagaagcaCATTCCACAACCTTCCCTTCTTTGTTAACCTTTCATCTTAATCTGTCCTCAAACCATTCTTTTCCTACTCCCAACccatcctcactctctcctcccctttgccttccttctctgtcCTACCCCACTCCTTTCTTCGCTTCAGTCCTTGCCCTTGAAAAGACATCGACGAAGGAGCGAGTGAAGAAAATTTGGCAACGTCGCTGTGCATGCTGAcgggggtgggggaggtggaggaaggggggtggaatggagggggaggagtgggtgCGGGCGGTGATGATAGGGGTGTTCATGGAGGGGCAAGcttccacacaccaccacaagcTTACCACAGCACGAAGTTAACCCCCCTCCTTGTGTCACAataataatgctctctctctctctctctctctctctctctctctctctctctcttatactccATTTGTGTCAtttgtctgtatatgtgtgtatgcgtGACAGTCAATGTTAAGCCTTCATGTACACACAATATGATGCAGGAGTCGGGTGCTTGCATAGAGGTAACGGGCAATGgaatcttatgtgtgtgtgtgtgtgtgtgtgtgtgttgctgttacCTGTGTTGTGTTGCCCTCTGGCGGTCAGGTGTGGAAGCATTGCCCCCATTGTTCCCTCGGTTTAAATGCCCCGCAACCTACAAGAATTCGAGCTTTTAAATTAACGACAAATCCTTCGGGCAAACTATGGGTGGGTGGGAGAGTTGTATGCGTCCGTGGGGGGTTATGATGGAGTGAGGGATTCCAACTGGTGGGGTAAGGTGAGCGAGTCTAGCCAGGTGGCAGAGAAACGTacgcgggggggggggagagtttcAAACAGAGGGAGACATGGAGAGGGAGGagtcgggggagggagggagggcgggcagGTGAGGGAGTTAGTATGACGCGGAACTATGGACGGTGAAGTACGGTGCGGCTGTGAGCGGTGACGGGCATCGAAATGGCGACTCAAGTGGTAGTGAggcgatggtgggggtggtgttgtgTGCTAGTGGTGGCGGTAGGGACGCTCGCAGGGGTGGCGGAGGGACAATTCCGCAACGATCGCGACCAAGAACTCTTACGGGACGACTACTGGCGGAGTAACTATCGGAGTCGAGGCTATACCACTCCACCCCCCGTCCGAACGCGTTACAACAGTGGGGACACTTACTACGGCACGGATAACCGATACCAGGACACGCGTTACGACGACCCATCACAGTTACGAGGGTCCGACGGGCGCTTCCTCGACCAGGAGTTCAGGTACAGCGAGAACCCAAGACTGAGTGGAAACTACCTGGGGCGAGGCAGGTATGACGCCCGAGGGAGGGAACGCCCAGGGTCACGCCCAGGCTCTCGCCCCGGGGAAGAGCAATGGGACCAAGGCTTCGGGATTCTTGACATGTGGCGCCCCGACCTGCAGGGGGAGTTCCGGCCGTCTGAGGAGCCAGGTGAGTGCTAGGGGCGAGAACAGGtgcatgtggtgatggtggtggcgggaagggagaggaggaggaatggtgaaAAAGGACAGGGGAAATCTGGATGTAGCCGTAGTAATATTAGTGTTTTGGAGATCGTTATGAAAATAGAAGTTGTAGTAGATTGGTGTAATAATGAAcgtagtactggtagtagtagtagtagtagctgtagtaatagtaatacgGTAGTGTCCATTTCTCATACCACAAACTATTTAATGCATATTCCAAGAGTTGTATTTACCGcatgaacgacacacacacacacacacggacctgTCTACTGATAAaggccactatcaccaccaccaccaaaggccTGACTCATTATTACCTCACCCTGCTTCAATACTTCCTGCTTCTTGGGGGATCTCTGGCCGTAAGCAGGAAGATGCAAAGTATATATATCGAAATGGGATGAAATAGTCAGACGCTTATGATCACAAATTGGGAAGAATGAGAATTATACCACTGCccatgctaccactactactactactatactactactactactactactactactactactactactactactactactactattctattctattctattactactactactactattctattactactactactattctactactactactactactactactactactactactactactactactaggtgctactattactactaggtactactactactattactactaggtactactattactactaggtactactatatcaagagaagaacagagcatatgaagaaagaatacagaatgtggaccagggctccttcaccccggtagtattcacgacggcaggagggatgggaccaagggcgcagagcttctacgcaagactcgccgaaacactggcggataagaaacaacagccaagaagcagtgtggtcgcctggatgagatgcaggctgtccttctccctcctgaggtcagccttggtctgcctgagaggaaccaggtcacctgcacccaaaaccacccgcattgctgacctggactttgaggcgacggtggttgatagtcgtatcaaccacaagctctgttagcttaaaaataaatttttttagcaaagtttgtaatattaaataaagatggttgtcggccacagtcattggcggggtggggccaatgaattgctttgtgaaaggatatgagaaaatataccgctcacaacgcaactctaatagatggaggccctattactactaggtactactactactactaggtactactactactactaggtactactactactactactactactactactactactactactactactactactactactactactactactactactactaaatgacGCATAGATAACCTCCGGGAAAGTTAACACAACACTGATAACCTTTAGACTTGTCACTGACCAACGCCTGCAAGAATTCGATCACCTGACATAATCACCTCCACCacagtcaacaccaccaccaccacccacacacatctacacacacacacacacacacacacacacacacacacacacacacacacacacacacacacacaaaccacatcAAATTACATTGCTGTCTGTTTCCGCATttttctcactactactactactactactactactacaacactactactactactactactactactactactactactactactactactactactactactactactaatactactactactgggatcatattttttcctattcgtttttctttttcttcttcttctacttattattatcattactactgctaatacaacactactactactactactactactactactactactactactactactgcttcgtACACTGACCTACTTCTACATGGAGAGGAAATTTCACACGTCGgcagcggtggtagtggtggcgacgGAAATAGTGAAAGTAGCCCCAGATGATGGTGGAAAGTAGtcagcatttttcttttctttcctgtggtGTCTGAGTGCGTTAAAAAGGCATAACTAACGTGACAAAAAAAACACTCTCCTCGCACAGAAAACTAATCATATAAGTAGTTAATAAAGTAAATACtcgataaaaataaagatagtcAAGAAAAAAATGGATTACTGTGAGAGGAAatacataacaaaacaaaacaaaaatgggtGTAACAAATCTAATAACCCgtttctcatctctcctttcccttccaaacaGGGCTGACACTCCCTCTGGCTGACATACATAACCTAAAACAAATGaatataacaaaacaaataacccgtctcctcaccctcctcttcccttccaaacAGAGCTGACACTCCCATTGGCAGACATATACATAACCTAAAACAAATAgatataacaaaacaaataacccgtctcctcaccctcctcttcccttccagaCAGAGCTGACACTCCCCCTGGCAGACATATACTGTACATATGTAAATaacccgtctcctcaccctcctcttcccttccaaacAGGCCTGACATATACATAACttaaaacaaatgaatataacaaaacaaataacccgtctcctcaccctcccaAACAGGCCTGACATATACATAACttaaaacaaatgaatataacaaaacaaataacccgtctcctcaccctccccttccaaACAGGCCTGACAGTCCCTCTGGCTGACATTTTCGTGACCACCGACTCGGGCAAGGTGCAGGGCTTCTACGTCTACCTGTACGACAAGCCCGGTATGCGCCCCAACGAACGCCCCGTCAACAAGCCTATCCACCAGCAGCGCTACATCATGAACGTGTCCACCTTCCTCGGCATTCCGTACGCCAAGCCGCCTTTGTTCGAGGGACGGTTCAAGGTGAGGATTTGGTTTTAGGTTTAAGCTTGGGTCATCAGATTAAGTTGGGGCATAAGAAAAGGTTGGGTTATAAGTTCAGGTTggatagtaaggttaggttaggctgggtaAGATTAtgttggtaaggttaggttgggtcataatgttaggttaggttataaggTTAGGTTGGATcgtagggttaggttaggctgggtaAGAATATGCTGGTTCGTCAGGATTGGTTTAGtcttaaggttaggttaggttgagtaagTTTAGGTtcgatcaggttaggttaggttgggtaagattaggttaggttagtgacgtggtgtgtgtgtgtgtgtgtgtgtgtgtgtgtgtgtgtgtgtgtgtgtgtgtgtcacaataACGAACTCGGCACCGGGGAGACAAGGGGAAGaataccaatgtgtgtgtgtgtgtgtgtgtgtgtgtgtgtgtgtgtgtgtgtgtatggcataaggttaggttgggtcataaaattaggttaggttatatggttaggttgggttataaggttaggttgggtcattaggttaggttgggtaatcAGCTTGGCATAAGGTTAGGCCATTAGGTTAGGCTGGGtcgttaggataggttaggccaCTATGATAGATTGCGTTATTAAGTTATATTTGGTCACTGGGTTTATAACATGAGAAAAGAGGCTGCAAGAGGGCATTTAGCTCCCATATAGCACTGTTTAGGGTACCTAGTGTTAAGGTTATTGGattagaacataagaaaataaaagtctgCAAGAAGCCAGTTTATATTTCGCAAACAGTCTTGGTTTATGCAGTGGACCAAATGTATCTGTATTCGTTTACGTATTATTATCTATGCATTCAAAGGCGTCAGACCGGAAAGAGTCGTCTGAGATGTCGGTATTATTTCTTTCAAGCGCTAACGGAGCAATTCATTATAATTATTTATACGCTCTGATTCCTCTGCATTGAAATCTCTTGACAATGAGCGGCAGATTGCTGGGAAGGGCATCAACCtgggcggtgatgatgatggtggtgttggtaataatgatgattgaagtgacgtggtgtgtgtgtgtgtgtgtgtgtgtgtgtgtgtgtgtgtgtcagaataaCGAACTCGGCGCCggggagacaaggggaggaataccaatgtgtgtgtgtgtgtgtgtgtgtgtgtgtgtgtgtgtgtgtgtgtgtgtgtgtgtattcctgcaTCCATATCGTATAAGTGATGCTACCCTCTTTACTTTTAtccatttgtttactttttgtgtgtgaaagtatttgagagagagagagagagagagagagagagagagagagagggcgggctGGCGGGCTGAGTCAGACATGCCTGTAACGATGTGCTgccaaatatgcaaaacacacacacacacacacacacacacgcatttttcTTGTGTAAAGCAATCAAGCACTTGTTCCAGAagagttacgtgtgtgtgtgtgtgtgtgtgtgtgtgtgtgtgtgtgtgtgtaatcattttatttgtttatgcaAGTTCTGTATTTTATTGAGGAGTTATCACATATCTTAAATTCGTAGGGTATTGTAAATTCCGAATACGCCCGATATAACCTTTTTTCCTTAGTCTTATCGTACTAATCATATATAAAAAGATGGACTTTTTTATGGTAAGCAGGAAACCCTTGCCTCGTATCGTTATCACGTGCGGTTATCGTGGAGCCTTT
This genomic window from Eriocheir sinensis breed Jianghai 21 chromosome 34, ASM2467909v1, whole genome shotgun sequence contains:
- the LOC127007215 gene encoding uncharacterized protein LOC127007215 yields the protein MRTQTPTLLAMVLLGMLAVDSRAQTSEDANCIADMISQAGVARQARAMVPMVLRILEQFKSRGGPTKAVEKMSNMLRMCTCSGELPKATNAELCQCTQEMKDCDVMHRPNSTTAPEDVQARFIDFMDCMGNTRLVSAIACQERLISNPVQMVCEAQEVTCQ